The following are from one region of the Pediococcus claussenii ATCC BAA-344 genome:
- a CDS encoding recombinase family protein → MKYGYARVSTTDQKLANQIELLKLAGAGKIFQEKFTGTTTERPEFQKLLRTLKTGDTLIVTKLDRFARNTREALAIIQELFKENVKVNILNMGLIDNTPTGQLVFTIFSAFAQFERDMIVTRTQEGKLYAKQHDPLFREGRPKTYSDEQIRFAYELRKQGMTYKMIERKTGISKRTQQRRFKLIEKPSDTSKI, encoded by the coding sequence ATGAAATATGGCTATGCGCGGGTCAGTACCACTGATCAAAAATTAGCAAATCAAATTGAGTTACTAAAATTGGCAGGAGCAGGAAAAATCTTTCAGGAAAAGTTTACCGGCACAACTACTGAACGACCGGAGTTTCAAAAACTGTTGCGCACTCTAAAAACAGGTGATACTTTGATTGTCACTAAGCTGGATCGGTTTGCGCGGAACACGCGCGAGGCATTAGCCATTATCCAAGAGTTGTTTAAAGAAAATGTCAAAGTCAACATTTTGAATATGGGCTTAATTGACAATACGCCGACTGGCCAATTAGTCTTTACAATATTTAGCGCCTTTGCGCAGTTTGAACGCGATATGATTGTCACGCGCACACAAGAAGGTAAATTGTATGCCAAGCAACATGATCCGTTGTTTCGGGAAGGGCGACCGAAAACGTATTCTGATGAACAAATCAGATTTGCTTATGAGCTGCGAAAACAAGGCATGACCTACAAGATGATTGAACGAAAAACGGGGATTAGTAAACGCACGCAGCAGCGACGGTTTAAGTTAATTGAGAAACCAAGTGATACTTCTAAAATCTAA
- a CDS encoding IS256-like element IS1310 family transposase, translating to MNELTTEIIAALAQKQDLDEVFRHHLEIAINQLLQTELAEFLGYERYSYAGINTGNNRNGSYERSFDTKYGQLNLTIPRDRNGRFENHTLPAYGRHSDNLETTVIQLYTKGITTAEIAELIENMYGAHYSKATVSNMTKAVNEQVQAFQQRRLASQYAAIFLDATYLPLKRDTVQKEAVHIAIGIRPDGTKEVLNYQVAPTESTGIWTELLGTLIKQGVKDVLLFVADGLVGLDEGLNRHFPKAKRQRCLVHVGRNLINKVRVKDRKAVINDFKQVHWAANREAAELKLNEFANNWHRTYPKLIKDLLKMPNLLTFMDFPPAIRQSLYSTNLIENFNKHLKRTTHRKEQFPTEDSLDRFLVSQFNAYNEKSLKRIHRGFKGLQDTLEASFI from the coding sequence ATGAATGAACTTACCACAGAAATTATCGCTGCACTAGCCCAAAAACAAGATTTGGACGAAGTTTTTCGTCACCACCTTGAAATCGCCATCAACCAGCTGCTTCAAACTGAATTGGCAGAGTTTTTGGGTTACGAACGCTACTCATACGCTGGGATTAACACTGGTAATAACCGCAACGGCAGTTATGAGCGCTCGTTTGATACGAAGTACGGCCAACTTAACTTAACCATTCCTCGAGATCGCAATGGCCGGTTTGAAAATCATACCTTGCCAGCCTACGGTCGGCACAGTGATAATTTAGAAACAACGGTTATTCAGTTGTATACCAAGGGAATTACCACTGCTGAAATTGCCGAACTCATTGAGAATATGTACGGTGCTCACTACTCCAAAGCCACGGTTTCCAACATGACTAAAGCCGTCAATGAACAGGTTCAAGCTTTCCAGCAACGTCGACTGGCTTCACAATATGCGGCTATCTTCTTAGATGCCACTTACTTGCCGTTAAAGCGGGATACCGTTCAAAAAGAAGCGGTTCATATTGCGATTGGCATTCGTCCAGATGGTACGAAAGAAGTGCTGAACTACCAAGTGGCGCCGACGGAATCAACTGGGATCTGGACTGAATTACTGGGAACCCTGATTAAGCAAGGTGTCAAAGATGTGCTGTTGTTTGTGGCCGATGGGTTAGTTGGTTTGGATGAAGGTTTAAATCGGCATTTTCCCAAAGCTAAACGACAACGTTGCCTGGTTCATGTTGGGCGTAATTTGATAAACAAAGTTCGGGTGAAAGACCGTAAGGCCGTGATCAATGACTTTAAACAAGTTCATTGGGCTGCCAATCGTGAAGCAGCCGAACTGAAACTGAATGAGTTCGCCAACAACTGGCATCGTACCTATCCCAAGTTAATCAAAGATCTGCTTAAAATGCCGAATCTGCTCACTTTCATGGACTTTCCACCAGCCATTCGGCAATCACTCTACTCCACTAACTTGATTGAGAACTTTAACAAGCATCTCAAGCGCACCACCCACCGCAAAGAACAATTTCCAACGGAAGATTCACTGGATCGATTCCTGGTTTCTCAGTTTAATGCTTATAACGAGAAGTCTCTGAAGCGGATCCACCGAGGCTTTAAAGGACTCCAGGACACCTTGGAAGCATCATTTATTTGA
- a CDS encoding MFS transporter codes for MHSPTIKHRGAFVATLLTGTFSMSISQSSLSTAYPAFMKAFGLGADTVAWLTTGFMLVMTLMIPVSPWLLHNVPFQRLFQAIELIFAIGTGLCIWAPSFIVLMIGRLLEAIAVGIIFPSFQTVLLTITPHSERGRVMGTAGLVMGSALAVGPIISGVLLTWFPWQALFLFFLVVSLLVLAVSTVTIASVMPLQPTQLDWVSFLLSASFPILLYALGALSKKGLTVGVVGLLILGVLAAGIFVVRQLNRQPPMLQMRVFATGMFTKAVFLTGISYVGLIVTTILMPLYFQTLLGLSPLISGLSLVPAAVLLSILNPISGRLLDRFGPRVVAMIGMLLITGGFGLLAVFAHHLPLIGAVMLAMATEAGNAFVMMPSVTAGANALPNELVADGTAVTTTARQLFGSAGVMFATVLLEGMQNTLRSHAGGFAVTFAVFAGVGLIGFLLALTLPKEFVKKVA; via the coding sequence ATGCACTCTCCAACGATCAAACATCGCGGGGCTTTTGTCGCCACGTTACTGACAGGTACCTTTTCGATGTCAATTTCGCAGTCTTCTTTAAGCACCGCTTATCCTGCTTTTATGAAAGCTTTTGGTTTAGGAGCGGATACAGTTGCTTGGCTGACAACCGGCTTTATGTTGGTGATGACCTTGATGATTCCGGTTAGTCCATGGCTGTTGCATAATGTTCCTTTCCAACGGCTTTTCCAAGCGATTGAACTCATTTTTGCCATTGGGACAGGCTTATGTATCTGGGCACCGAGTTTTATCGTGCTCATGATTGGCCGGTTGCTTGAAGCGATTGCGGTCGGGATTATTTTTCCGAGTTTCCAGACCGTGTTGCTGACGATTACGCCGCATAGTGAGCGTGGTCGGGTGATGGGCACGGCGGGATTGGTCATGGGCTCAGCCTTGGCAGTCGGTCCGATTATTTCCGGTGTTTTACTGACATGGTTCCCTTGGCAGGCTTTATTCTTGTTCTTCTTGGTCGTTTCGCTGCTTGTGCTGGCCGTTTCAACGGTGACCATTGCGTCTGTCATGCCATTGCAACCGACGCAACTGGACTGGGTCTCCTTCCTTTTATCCGCAAGTTTTCCAATTCTACTTTATGCCTTGGGTGCTTTGTCGAAAAAAGGCTTAACTGTTGGCGTGGTTGGTTTGTTGATTTTAGGCGTTCTGGCAGCTGGTATTTTCGTTGTTCGGCAATTGAATCGCCAACCACCAATGTTGCAAATGCGAGTTTTTGCCACTGGTATGTTTACTAAAGCGGTGTTTCTGACCGGAATTTCATACGTCGGTTTGATTGTCACCACTATCCTGATGCCGCTTTACTTTCAAACGCTACTTGGTTTGTCACCGTTGATTTCTGGCTTGTCCTTAGTGCCAGCTGCGGTGTTGCTGAGTATTTTGAATCCAATTAGCGGGCGCCTACTGGATCGCTTTGGACCGCGTGTTGTGGCCATGATTGGCATGTTGTTGATTACTGGCGGCTTTGGTCTGTTAGCAGTCTTTGCCCATCATTTACCACTGATTGGGGCAGTTATGTTGGCGATGGCGACTGAAGCCGGCAATGCCTTTGTGATGATGCCTTCAGTGACGGCTGGCGCGAATGCCTTGCCGAATGAGCTTGTGGCAGACGGCACTGCGGTCACAACGACGGCTCGTCAGTTATTCGGTTCTGCCGGTGTCATGTTCGCCACAGTGTTGTTGGAGGGCATGCAAAACACGCTGCGAAGTCATGCTGGCGGTTTTGCTGTTACCTTCGCTGTGTTTGCTGGTGTGGGCCTGATTGGCTTTTTGCTGGCATTGACGTTACCAAAAGAATTCGTGAAGAAAGTGGCGTAG
- a CDS encoding multicopper oxidase family protein, whose product MKTYTDYFFDEPAFDLHDGGYVPLEVSDAPEKHLNVPPLLKPDKETATDVYYTVTTEAGETQLLPGVKTKTWGYNASLLGQTIVYRRGQHTHVTLKNTLPELTTFHWHGANVSGPYVDGGCHAPVYPGESKHIDFTLDQPATTLWLHAHPCPSTAEQVWHGLAAMVIVKDDHEASLPLPRNYGVDDIPVILQDRRFHENNQWDYRADYDPDGVAGPTAMINGTINPYFDVTTQKVRLRFLDGANRREWRLHFSDDLPFTQIGGDGSLLPEPVKFTHLMLTCAERAEVVVDFGQYHEGDVVTLYTDNVPLLKFRIHAFKPDQTTLPDKLFDVKAPVVDTALPVRHVVMQGMDEGVAIDGKKFAMQRIDATQPIGKAQYWDVTNSNDAPGMVHPFHVHGTQFLVLSRNGHAPYPNEHGFKDTVGVNPGETVRLLVRFDLPGVYMYHCHIIEHEDGGMMAQIETFDPAKPKQEYKLMDMDTLMMALAKERGVKPSEIWMGGMQSYEKMGMKM is encoded by the coding sequence ATGAAAACCTATACGGACTATTTCTTTGATGAACCAGCGTTTGATCTCCACGATGGTGGGTACGTGCCGCTTGAGGTCAGTGATGCGCCTGAAAAGCACTTAAATGTGCCGCCGTTGTTGAAACCAGATAAAGAGACAGCGACCGACGTTTATTACACGGTGACAACAGAGGCTGGGGAAACACAACTGTTGCCAGGGGTGAAAACCAAGACGTGGGGCTATAATGCCAGTCTGTTAGGTCAGACGATTGTGTATCGCCGTGGTCAACATACACATGTGACACTGAAAAACACCCTGCCTGAGTTGACCACTTTTCATTGGCATGGGGCTAATGTCAGTGGCCCTTATGTTGATGGCGGATGCCATGCGCCGGTTTATCCGGGTGAAAGTAAGCATATCGACTTCACATTGGACCAACCGGCGACGACTTTGTGGCTGCACGCGCACCCGTGCCCATCCACAGCCGAGCAGGTTTGGCATGGTTTGGCTGCCATGGTGATTGTCAAAGACGACCATGAAGCCAGCCTGCCATTGCCAAGGAATTATGGCGTTGACGATATTCCGGTCATTTTGCAAGACCGGCGTTTTCACGAGAACAACCAGTGGGACTATCGGGCTGATTATGATCCTGACGGTGTTGCTGGGCCAACCGCAATGATTAACGGTACAATCAATCCCTATTTTGATGTCACCACGCAAAAGGTCCGGTTGCGTTTTCTGGATGGTGCTAATCGCCGTGAATGGCGGTTGCATTTTTCCGATGACCTGCCATTTACGCAAATTGGCGGAGATGGCTCATTGTTACCGGAACCGGTCAAATTCACCCATCTAATGCTGACTTGTGCTGAGCGTGCCGAAGTTGTGGTTGATTTTGGGCAGTACCATGAAGGCGATGTGGTCACCTTATATACGGATAATGTGCCATTGCTAAAGTTCCGCATTCATGCGTTCAAACCGGATCAGACAACTTTGCCTGATAAGTTGTTCGACGTGAAGGCGCCTGTGGTTGATACGGCTTTGCCAGTTCGCCATGTTGTGATGCAGGGGATGGACGAAGGTGTTGCGATTGACGGTAAAAAGTTCGCCATGCAGCGGATTGATGCCACGCAGCCAATTGGCAAAGCCCAGTACTGGGATGTTACCAATAGCAATGATGCGCCTGGAATGGTTCATCCATTCCATGTGCATGGAACCCAATTCTTAGTCTTGTCTCGGAATGGGCATGCGCCGTATCCAAATGAACATGGTTTCAAAGACACCGTTGGCGTGAATCCTGGGGAAACAGTTCGGCTGCTGGTTCGCTTTGATCTGCCAGGGGTTTATATGTATCACTGTCATATCATTGAGCACGAAGATGGCGGCATGATGGCACAGATTGAAACTTTCGATCCAGCCAAGCCAAAGCAAGAATATAAATTGATGGATATGGATACGTTAATGATGGCCTTGGCTAAAGAACGTGGCGTCAAACCATCTGAGATTTGGATGGGCGGTATGCAGTCTTATGAAAAAATGGGAATGAAAATGTAA
- a CDS encoding recombinase family protein, translating into MAQTERKKIRERQRQGIEIAKVNGKYRGTRPVYAEDSPNPQKRFIYHRIVEQLRNKATGAPISYRAIAAETGVSVQTVINIKNRLNEEVLE; encoded by the coding sequence ATGGCCCAGACGGAGCGGAAGAAAATTCGTGAGCGCCAGCGTCAAGGAATTGAAATTGCTAAGGTTAATGGGAAATACCGCGGAACTCGGCCGGTATACGCCGAGGACTCGCCTAATCCGCAGAAACGGTTTATTTATCATCGAATCGTTGAGCAGTTAAGAAATAAAGCAACCGGTGCCCCAATTAGCTACCGAGCAATTGCGGCTGAAACCGGCGTCTCGGTTCAGACTGTCATTAATATCAAGAATCGGTTGAATGAAGAAGTTCTCGAATAA